A window of the Halobacterium hubeiense genome harbors these coding sequences:
- a CDS encoding lipopolysaccharide biosynthesis protein produces the protein MSAASDDDEVPEAERDALLTIAHGAVVTSGGVSAQRALITASEFVLARGLGPVAYGVYALAWRIAQLLSRLVTFGSVPTLQRYLPAYEDDPAGQSRVTGLAYLTTLGVGALIAAGVWVLAPWINGQTVAHPAFPATMRLFGVFVVLLGLVMTYAATFRAGGSARGEVLFNKLLRPATRLVGALAALALGYSVVGVAGAFVACLLVVVVAGYPVTASVTGIRPSLRGARGEARQFYDHALPVAMSSLGKVFQNRVDVLLVGALLTAVAAGVYNVVLVLVSIAWIPLLSFNQLLPPVASRLYAEDDTATLNAVYSSVTRLIVTSVVPILAVQLVFGRELLALFGETYVRGYVPLSVYLGGVFVGSAVGATGWLLMMTDHQYARMALDWLLAVLNVGLTYLFVREFGLVGAALGTSLAIAVQNGIQVVLLRRFEDLWPFDATYLRPLAAGVVMAAVLAGVRTAIDGIAAVPVGVLVGLPVYVAALHVLGVDPRDRFVVRELAARYRDALGAKLAG, from the coding sequence ATGAGCGCCGCGTCCGACGACGACGAAGTGCCGGAAGCCGAGCGCGACGCGCTGCTGACCATCGCCCACGGCGCGGTCGTGACCTCCGGGGGCGTCTCCGCCCAGCGCGCGCTGATTACCGCCTCGGAGTTCGTGCTCGCGCGCGGCCTCGGCCCCGTCGCGTACGGCGTGTACGCGCTCGCGTGGCGCATCGCGCAACTGCTCTCCCGGCTGGTCACGTTCGGCAGCGTCCCCACCCTCCAGCGCTACCTCCCCGCCTACGAGGACGACCCCGCGGGCCAGTCCCGCGTGACCGGGCTCGCCTACCTCACCACGCTCGGCGTCGGCGCGCTCATCGCCGCCGGCGTGTGGGTGCTCGCGCCGTGGATTAACGGACAGACCGTCGCCCACCCCGCATTCCCGGCGACGATGCGGCTGTTCGGCGTCTTCGTCGTGCTGCTCGGGCTCGTGATGACGTACGCCGCGACCTTCCGGGCGGGCGGGTCGGCGCGCGGCGAAGTCCTGTTCAACAAGCTCCTGCGACCCGCCACGCGGCTCGTCGGCGCGCTCGCGGCGCTCGCGCTCGGCTACTCCGTGGTCGGCGTCGCGGGCGCGTTCGTCGCCTGCCTGCTCGTCGTGGTCGTCGCCGGCTACCCGGTCACCGCCAGCGTCACCGGCATCCGGCCGTCGCTCCGGGGCGCGCGCGGCGAAGCCCGCCAGTTCTACGACCACGCGCTCCCGGTCGCGATGAGCAGCCTCGGGAAGGTGTTCCAGAACCGCGTCGACGTCCTCCTCGTCGGCGCGCTCCTCACCGCGGTCGCGGCCGGCGTCTACAACGTCGTACTCGTGCTCGTCTCGATTGCGTGGATTCCGCTGCTGTCGTTCAACCAACTGCTCCCGCCGGTCGCCTCCCGGCTCTACGCCGAGGACGACACCGCCACCCTGAACGCCGTCTACTCGTCGGTCACGCGGCTCATCGTCACGAGCGTCGTCCCGATTCTCGCCGTCCAGCTCGTGTTCGGCCGGGAACTCCTCGCGCTGTTCGGCGAGACGTACGTCCGGGGGTACGTTCCGCTGTCAGTCTACTTAGGCGGCGTCTTCGTCGGGAGCGCCGTCGGCGCCACCGGCTGGCTGCTGATGATGACCGACCACCAGTACGCCCGGATGGCCCTCGATTGGCTGCTCGCCGTGCTGAACGTCGGCCTCACCTACCTGTTCGTCCGGGAGTTCGGGCTCGTCGGCGCCGCGCTGGGCACCTCGCTCGCCATCGCCGTCCAGAACGGCATCCAAGTCGTGCTCCTCCGGCGCTTCGAGGACCTGTGGCCGTTCGACGCCACCTACCTCCGCCCGCTCGCCGCCGGCGTCGTCATGGCCGCCGTACTCGCCGGCGTTCGTACAGCCATCGACGGCATCGCCGCCGTCCCAGTGGGCGTGCTCGTGGGCCTCCCGGTCTACGTCGCCGCGCTCCACGTGCTCGGCGTGGACCCCCGCGACCGCTTCGTCGTCCGCGAGCTCGCCGCCCGCTACCGCGACGCGCTCGGCGCGAAACTGGCAGGGTGA
- a CDS encoding NAD(P)/FAD-dependent oxidoreductase: MSDSRVVVVGGGLAGLTAARHLAADGFDVTLFERNEDVGGRVRSRRGDGYVFDRGFQVLFTAYPAARRELDFDALDLRAFSPGATICRGDRRSVLADPLREPGALTQTLFNSEVSTMDKLRTLRLRADLKAKSVGEIFAEPDATIEQHLYTYGFSERYVERFVRPFYGGITLDRGLDTSKRIFEFTFKMLSEGETVIPAGGMGAITRQLADRAVEQDARVVTEAPVEDLAAGDGEVTVQIPGETVEADAVVVAADPKASRDLTGVEAIPTDARGCVTQYFAVPAGHPLADSDRIHLNADGEVPTTVAPLSGVAPEYAPDDRALVAATTVGHDDARDGVRAESDGDLETRTRETVAEWYPAASLGDFEVLRTDRLPFAQFAQPPGVHESLPDVRDPDGPVYLAGDYTHDSSINGALESGKAAADAVSADLQ; the protein is encoded by the coding sequence ATGTCTGACTCTCGGGTCGTGGTCGTCGGCGGCGGGCTCGCCGGGCTCACCGCGGCGCGCCACCTCGCCGCGGACGGCTTCGACGTGACGCTGTTCGAGCGCAACGAGGACGTCGGCGGGCGCGTGCGCTCGCGGCGCGGCGACGGCTACGTCTTCGACCGCGGCTTCCAGGTGCTTTTCACCGCGTACCCCGCGGCGCGCCGCGAACTGGACTTCGACGCGCTGGACCTGCGCGCGTTCTCGCCGGGCGCGACCATCTGCCGGGGCGACCGGCGCTCCGTGCTCGCGGACCCCCTGCGGGAGCCCGGCGCGCTCACGCAGACGCTGTTCAACAGCGAGGTCTCGACGATGGACAAGCTCCGCACGCTCCGGCTGCGCGCGGACCTCAAGGCGAAGTCCGTCGGGGAAATCTTCGCCGAACCCGACGCTACCATCGAACAGCACCTCTACACGTACGGCTTCTCCGAGCGGTACGTCGAGCGGTTCGTGCGCCCGTTCTACGGCGGCATCACGCTCGACCGCGGCCTCGACACCTCCAAGCGCATCTTCGAGTTCACGTTCAAGATGCTCTCTGAGGGCGAGACCGTGATTCCGGCGGGCGGGATGGGCGCCATCACGCGCCAGCTCGCCGACCGCGCAGTCGAGCAGGACGCCCGCGTCGTCACCGAGGCGCCCGTCGAGGACCTCGCCGCTGGGGACGGCGAAGTGACCGTCCAGATTCCCGGCGAGACCGTCGAGGCGGACGCCGTCGTGGTCGCCGCGGACCCGAAGGCCAGCCGCGACCTCACGGGCGTCGAGGCGATTCCGACCGACGCCCGCGGCTGCGTCACCCAGTACTTCGCGGTCCCGGCTGGCCACCCGCTCGCGGACAGCGACCGCATCCACCTGAACGCCGACGGCGAAGTGCCGACGACAGTCGCGCCGCTATCCGGCGTCGCCCCCGAGTACGCGCCCGACGACCGCGCGCTCGTCGCCGCCACGACGGTCGGCCACGACGACGCCCGCGACGGCGTCCGCGCGGAGTCCGACGGCGACCTCGAAACCCGGACCCGGGAGACCGTCGCCGAGTGGTACCCGGCGGCGTCGCTGGGCGACTTCGAGGTGTTGCGCACCGACCGCCTGCCGTTCGCGCAGTTCGCCCAGCCGCCGGGCGTCCACGAGTCGCTCCCGGACGTCCGCGACCCCGACGGCCCGGTCTACCTCGCCGGCGACTACACCCACGACTCCTCGATTAACGGCGCGCTGGAGAGCGGAAAAGCGGCGGCGGACGCCGTCAGCGCGGACCTACAGTAG
- a CDS encoding translation initiation factor IF-2 subunit alpha — protein sequence MKYVGWPEEGELVVGKVDDIEDFGVFVDLEEYEDKRGLVHVSEVASGWIKNVRDHVNEDQTVVAKVLDVDESAQQIDLSLKDVNDHQRSDKIQEWKNEQKADKWLTLAFGEDMDDDQFRRIANELLGEFGSLYEGFEQAAIHGYEALEKTDLDDDEQDAIVETARENVSVPYVTVTGYVTLTSPDADGVDDVKEALQAAEGNGEVPDEADLDVTYVGAPEYRIRVQAPNYKTAEDQLEAAGARAVEEIDAQGGEGNFHRERQLEEE from the coding sequence ATGAAGTACGTCGGCTGGCCCGAGGAGGGCGAACTCGTCGTCGGCAAGGTCGACGACATCGAGGACTTCGGCGTGTTCGTCGACCTCGAAGAGTACGAGGACAAGCGCGGCCTCGTGCACGTCAGCGAAGTGGCCAGCGGCTGGATCAAGAACGTACGCGACCACGTCAACGAGGACCAGACGGTCGTCGCGAAGGTGCTGGACGTCGACGAGTCCGCCCAGCAGATCGACCTCTCGCTGAAGGACGTCAACGACCACCAGCGCTCGGACAAGATTCAGGAGTGGAAGAACGAGCAGAAGGCCGACAAGTGGCTGACGCTGGCGTTCGGCGAGGACATGGACGACGACCAGTTCCGCCGCATCGCCAACGAGCTCCTCGGTGAGTTCGGCAGCCTCTACGAGGGGTTCGAGCAGGCCGCGATTCACGGCTACGAGGCCCTCGAGAAGACGGACCTCGACGACGACGAGCAGGACGCCATCGTCGAGACCGCACGCGAGAACGTCTCCGTGCCGTACGTCACGGTCACGGGCTACGTGACGCTGACGTCGCCGGACGCCGACGGCGTCGACGACGTGAAAGAAGCCCTGCAGGCCGCCGAGGGGAACGGCGAAGTCCCCGACGAGGCCGACCTCGACGTGACGTACGTCGGCGCGCCCGAGTACCGGATTCGGGTGCAGGCGCCGAACTACAAGACCGCCGAGGACCAGCTGGAAGCCGCCGGCGCCCGCGCCGTCGAGGAGATCGACGCGCAGGGCGGCGAAGGGAACTTCCACCGCGAGCGCCAGCTCGAAGAGGAATGA
- a CDS encoding TAXI family TRAP transporter solute-binding subunit, translating to MSNQQSRRRFLQAAGLTGVAALAGCLGGGSDGNRLSWHAGGQGGTYFPLSNEFKTVVEDNTDYTLNVQSTGASVENVGSLADTDADFALIQNDIAYFAKNGTGIDAFQDDPVENLMGVATLYPETITLVTLESTGIETVSDLSGATVNTGDLGSGTQVNALQILEAVGVDDFEEQNASFSQAADQLRNGDIDAAFVVGGWPVGAIADLANTNNLNIVPIDGENREAVKDSASWFANDTIPGGTYSGVSEDVETVSVQAMIATNDSVDDSTVEEVTAAIFDNVDDLTIKTDFIGADSAQDGMSIELHPGAAAYFDQ from the coding sequence ATGTCAAATCAGCAATCACGCAGGCGGTTCCTTCAAGCGGCCGGTCTGACCGGCGTCGCGGCACTCGCCGGCTGTCTCGGTGGCGGCAGCGACGGTAACCGGCTCTCGTGGCACGCGGGCGGACAGGGCGGCACGTACTTCCCGCTCTCCAACGAGTTCAAGACGGTCGTCGAGGACAACACCGACTACACGCTGAACGTCCAGTCCACGGGCGCCAGCGTCGAGAACGTCGGTAGTCTCGCGGATACGGACGCCGACTTCGCGCTCATCCAGAACGACATCGCGTACTTCGCGAAGAACGGCACCGGCATCGACGCCTTCCAGGACGACCCCGTCGAGAACCTGATGGGCGTCGCGACGCTGTACCCCGAGACCATCACGCTCGTCACGCTGGAGAGCACGGGCATCGAGACGGTCTCGGACCTCTCCGGCGCCACCGTCAACACCGGCGACCTCGGCTCCGGCACGCAGGTCAACGCGCTCCAGATTCTGGAGGCCGTCGGCGTCGATGACTTCGAGGAGCAGAACGCGTCGTTCTCGCAGGCCGCCGACCAGCTCCGCAACGGCGACATCGACGCCGCGTTCGTCGTCGGCGGCTGGCCGGTCGGCGCCATCGCGGACCTCGCGAACACGAACAACCTCAACATCGTCCCCATCGACGGCGAGAACCGCGAGGCCGTCAAGGACTCGGCGTCGTGGTTCGCGAACGACACCATCCCCGGCGGCACGTACTCTGGCGTCAGCGAGGACGTCGAGACGGTCTCCGTGCAGGCGATGATTGCGACCAATGACAGCGTCGACGACAGCACCGTCGAGGAGGTCACCGCGGCCATCTTCGACAACGTCGACGACCTCACCATCAAGACGGACTTCATCGGCGCGGACAGCGCACAGGACGGGATGTCCATCGAACTCCACCCCGGCGCGGCCGCGTACTTCGACCAGTAA
- a CDS encoding proteasome assembly chaperone family protein yields the protein MDEIDIAWESEPELDDPVFVEGLPGVGHVGKLVAEHVVEEADSELVARVHSEHFPPQVTVGDDSVAELANAEIHAVDTAGRDLLVLTGNHQAQDNVGHYRVTEAVLDVAEEFGASELYALGGVPTGELVEEHDVIGAVSDEDLKERLEDAGVEFRSEEPAGGIVGSSGLLLGLGGRRGFDAACLMGETSGYLVDPKAAKAVLAVLEEMLGFDLDEEALDDRADEMEEVVSRLREMEDGPSPGGEEDLRYIG from the coding sequence ATGGACGAAATCGACATCGCGTGGGAGTCAGAGCCGGAGCTGGACGACCCCGTGTTCGTCGAGGGACTGCCCGGCGTCGGGCACGTCGGGAAGCTCGTCGCTGAGCACGTCGTCGAGGAGGCCGACAGCGAACTGGTCGCGCGCGTGCACAGCGAGCACTTCCCGCCGCAGGTCACGGTCGGGGACGACAGCGTGGCTGAGCTGGCGAACGCCGAGATTCACGCCGTGGACACGGCGGGCCGTGACCTCCTTGTGCTGACGGGCAACCACCAGGCGCAGGACAACGTCGGCCACTACCGCGTCACCGAGGCGGTCCTCGACGTCGCCGAGGAGTTCGGCGCGAGCGAGCTGTACGCGCTCGGCGGCGTCCCCACGGGCGAACTCGTCGAGGAGCACGACGTCATCGGCGCCGTCTCCGACGAGGACCTCAAGGAGCGCCTCGAAGACGCGGGCGTGGAGTTCCGCAGCGAGGAGCCCGCGGGCGGCATCGTCGGCTCCAGCGGCCTCCTGCTGGGCCTCGGCGGCCGCCGCGGCTTCGACGCCGCGTGCCTGATGGGCGAGACGTCGGGCTACCTCGTGGACCCGAAGGCCGCGAAGGCCGTCCTCGCCGTGCTGGAGGAGATGCTGGGCTTCGACCTCGACGAGGAAGCCCTCGACGACCGCGCCGACGAGATGGAGGAGGTCGTCAGCCGCCTCCGCGAGATGGAGGACGGCCCCAGTCCCGGCGGCGAGGAAGACCTTCGGTACATCGGCTGA
- a CDS encoding 30S ribosomal protein S27e → MTGGFFKVECPDCENEQIVFGKASSEVACAVCGTTLARPTGGEAEFTGEVVETVEAR, encoded by the coding sequence ATGACGGGTGGATTCTTCAAAGTCGAGTGTCCGGACTGCGAGAACGAGCAAATCGTCTTCGGGAAGGCCTCCTCGGAGGTCGCCTGCGCCGTCTGCGGGACGACGCTCGCGCGTCCGACCGGCGGCGAGGCGGAGTTCACGGGTGAGGTCGTCGAAACCGTCGAGGCCAGATGA
- a CDS encoding HAH_0734 family protein, translating into MKRLIIHGDPGVRRDGVIEYDGEEKVLFQVTRNGDWHGPDEVQLWCVMGDEDELEDYEKRNFVPHWLDVETADADDITVKKRAGDLAV; encoded by the coding sequence ATGAAGCGACTCATCATCCACGGGGACCCCGGCGTGCGCCGCGACGGCGTCATCGAGTACGACGGCGAGGAGAAAGTCCTCTTCCAGGTGACGCGCAACGGCGACTGGCACGGCCCCGACGAGGTCCAGCTGTGGTGCGTGATGGGTGACGAGGACGAACTCGAGGACTACGAGAAACGCAACTTCGTCCCGCACTGGCTCGACGTCGAAACCGCCGACGCCGACGACATCACGGTGAAAAAGCGCGCCGGCGACCTCGCGGTCTGA
- a CDS encoding RNA-protein complex protein Nop10, with protein sequence MKSDIRVCSAWRERHDRPVYTLSAECPDCGADAVNSAPAPFDPEDPHGRYRRALKERSRP encoded by the coding sequence ATGAAGTCCGACATCCGGGTGTGTTCGGCGTGGCGCGAGCGCCACGACCGCCCGGTGTACACGCTTTCTGCGGAGTGTCCGGACTGCGGCGCCGACGCCGTCAACAGCGCGCCGGCGCCGTTCGACCCCGAGGACCCACACGGGCGGTACCGACGCGCTCTTAAGGAACGCAGCCGCCCCTAG
- a CDS encoding DUF2298 domain-containing protein — MEYGVVLKWWLLYQALLVVGLPFAARLLPDAPDRGASLAVPTAVVLVTVPTLWVGQLAFGLWVVVGVAAAVVAASAWLARGGIDVPRRPLAEVAAVFTAAFLFLIVIRAAADGVHPHGGEKFLDFGLLQSLLRAEQLPPQDFWFAGERVVYYYGGHLMASILALLSGTSGRFAYDPALAGFYAMAVTAVYGLASTITASRFAEADPVEGSTALGVAAVVFVVLLVTLGVPWYYLAVPAAFAAAVFAGSTRVRAGMLAAIVYGFASNLVTPVRLLAGTYDVVREAVVAAGVKSNRAPTITPAEFDMWHASRVVETGINEFPLFAYLNGDLHAHMMSVAVLFLAVGIGLAYARTPESARRRRLALLFGAFPVAAATILTVNTWSFPAVAGVAMLSVALVDADPRTLLPGSLARRFEQSSAAVRELQRVLLGVAVAVAVAVLGLVVAAPFVQSVLLAGASNQHPAAFPVPTKLGAFLLVHGLFLVAFGAYLVSRVARDGSDWAAAALAAVAAVLLAATFDPVIAGVRVGVVGVLLAGPILAGAWLLRRRDAVGFEGVLVVAGAGLVVIIEYVYVADAASYERYNTIFKVYAQVWALWSVPAGVALAALAARKPDVSRLRSVGGTALAVLLVVSASIYGGFAVASHVDSADDATLDAFEHVNDERPDEGAAVEWLNDKSGQPHIVSAPGTTPYTWQNPASSLTGIPTVAGWAHAGNYHSDSAYRTRVSDVGVVYETSEAVSRAIILRKHDVQYVWVGPVERERYDVRVTDEEPGISVAFTNENVTVYEVTHSELVEQ, encoded by the coding sequence ATGGAGTACGGCGTCGTCCTGAAGTGGTGGTTGCTCTACCAGGCGCTGCTGGTCGTCGGGCTGCCGTTCGCGGCGCGGCTGCTGCCGGACGCGCCGGACCGCGGCGCGTCGCTGGCGGTGCCGACCGCCGTCGTGTTAGTGACGGTGCCGACGCTGTGGGTCGGCCAACTGGCGTTCGGGCTGTGGGTGGTCGTCGGCGTCGCTGCGGCCGTGGTCGCGGCGTCGGCGTGGCTGGCGCGCGGCGGCATCGACGTGCCGAGGCGCCCGCTCGCGGAGGTCGCGGCGGTGTTCACCGCCGCGTTCCTGTTCCTGATCGTGATTCGGGCGGCCGCGGACGGCGTCCACCCCCACGGCGGCGAGAAGTTCCTCGACTTCGGGTTACTGCAGAGCCTGCTGCGCGCCGAGCAGCTGCCGCCGCAGGACTTCTGGTTCGCGGGCGAGCGCGTCGTCTACTACTACGGCGGCCACCTGATGGCGTCGATACTCGCGCTGTTGTCCGGGACGAGCGGGCGGTTCGCCTACGACCCGGCGCTGGCGGGGTTCTACGCGATGGCCGTGACCGCCGTGTACGGGCTCGCGAGCACGATTACCGCGAGCCGGTTCGCCGAAGCCGACCCAGTGGAGGGTTCGACGGCGCTCGGCGTGGCGGCGGTCGTCTTCGTCGTGTTGCTCGTGACGCTGGGCGTACCGTGGTACTACCTCGCCGTGCCGGCGGCGTTCGCGGCCGCCGTGTTCGCGGGTTCGACGCGAGTCCGCGCAGGGATGCTGGCGGCAATCGTCTACGGGTTCGCGAGCAACCTCGTGACGCCCGTGCGCCTGCTCGCGGGCACCTACGACGTGGTGCGGGAGGCGGTCGTCGCCGCGGGCGTCAAGTCGAATCGGGCGCCGACGATAACGCCGGCGGAGTTCGACATGTGGCACGCGAGCCGCGTCGTGGAGACGGGCATCAACGAGTTCCCGCTGTTCGCGTACCTGAACGGCGACCTGCACGCGCACATGATGAGCGTCGCCGTGCTGTTCCTCGCGGTCGGCATCGGGCTGGCGTACGCGCGGACGCCCGAGTCGGCGCGCCGCCGCCGGCTCGCGCTGCTGTTCGGCGCGTTCCCGGTCGCGGCGGCGACGATTCTCACCGTGAACACGTGGAGCTTCCCGGCGGTCGCCGGCGTGGCGATGCTGAGCGTCGCGCTCGTGGACGCCGACCCGCGAACCCTGTTGCCCGGCTCGCTCGCGCGTCGGTTCGAGCAGTCGAGCGCCGCGGTGCGCGAACTCCAGCGCGTCCTCCTCGGCGTCGCGGTCGCGGTCGCGGTCGCGGTCCTGGGGCTCGTCGTCGCGGCGCCGTTCGTGCAGAGCGTCCTGCTCGCCGGCGCGAGCAACCAACACCCCGCCGCGTTCCCGGTGCCGACGAAGCTCGGCGCGTTCCTGCTCGTCCACGGCCTGTTCCTCGTGGCGTTCGGCGCGTACCTCGTTTCCCGCGTCGCTCGCGACGGCTCGGACTGGGCGGCCGCCGCGCTCGCCGCAGTCGCCGCGGTGCTGCTCGCGGCGACGTTCGACCCCGTGATTGCCGGCGTCCGCGTCGGCGTCGTCGGCGTCCTGCTCGCCGGGCCGATACTCGCGGGCGCGTGGCTGCTGCGGCGCCGGGACGCCGTCGGCTTCGAGGGCGTGCTCGTCGTCGCGGGCGCGGGCCTCGTCGTCATCATCGAGTACGTCTACGTCGCGGACGCCGCCTCCTACGAGCGCTACAACACGATTTTCAAGGTGTACGCGCAGGTGTGGGCGCTGTGGTCGGTGCCGGCCGGCGTCGCGCTCGCCGCGCTCGCCGCACGCAAGCCCGACGTGTCCCGGCTGCGGTCGGTCGGCGGCACCGCGCTCGCCGTCCTGCTGGTCGTGTCGGCGTCCATCTACGGCGGGTTCGCGGTCGCCAGCCACGTCGACAGCGCCGACGACGCGACCCTCGACGCCTTCGAGCACGTCAACGACGAGCGCCCGGACGAGGGCGCCGCAGTCGAGTGGCTGAACGACAAGTCGGGCCAGCCCCACATCGTCTCCGCGCCCGGGACGACGCCGTACACGTGGCAGAATCCGGCGTCCAGTCTCACCGGGATACCGACGGTCGCGGGGTGGGCGCACGCCGGCAACTACCACAGCGACTCGGCGTACCGGACGCGCGTCAGCGACGTCGGCGTCGTCTACGAGACAAGCGAAGCCGTCTCGCGGGCCATCATCCTGCGGAAGCACGACGTCCAGTACGTCTGGGTCGGGCCGGTCGAGCGCGAGCGCTACGACGTGCGCGTCACCGACGAGGAACCGGGTATCAGCGTCGCGTTCACGAACGAGAACGTGACCGTCTACGAAGTCACGCACTCGGAACTCGTCGAGCAGTAA
- a CDS encoding 50S ribosomal protein L44e: MEMPRRFNSYCPHCDEHNQIEVEKVRTGRSSGMKWDARRTKRANASIGNHGRFSKVPVGNKPTKKTDLKYRCNECGNAHLREGWRTGRLTLQD; encoded by the coding sequence ATGGAGATGCCACGCCGATTCAACAGCTACTGCCCGCACTGTGACGAACACAACCAGATCGAGGTCGAGAAGGTCCGCACCGGCCGCTCGTCCGGCATGAAGTGGGACGCTCGCCGCACCAAGCGCGCGAACGCCTCCATCGGGAACCACGGCCGCTTCTCGAAGGTGCCGGTCGGCAACAAGCCGACGAAGAAGACGGACCTCAAGTACCGCTGCAACGAGTGCGGGAACGCCCACCTCCGCGAGGGATGGCGCACCGGCCGTCTCACCCTTCAGGACTAA
- a CDS encoding threonine synthase, whose product METTPAFEGLRCVDCEETFDAAEATHRCPDCGGILDPTYDYDSLDVTRETFESRRFDSMWRYEELLPFSRDAAVSMGEGATALVECPTLADEMGVGEVYVKDEGRNPTGTFKDRGQTVAVTAAAQHGASDVALASAGNAGQSAAAYAGRAGIDSHVFLPSRSGFANKAMVNVHGGDMTIVEGRIGDAGAAFDDAMDEHDDWYSVKTFETPYRHEGKKTMYYETAEQLDWETPDHVVYPTGGGVGLVGMHKAAKELRDLGLTDDLPAMYAAQAEGCAPIVRAFQEGRDVHEPWDTPDTICGGIEIPDPGASPLVLEALRESDGGAVATSDEAILDAATQVAAHEGLEMGATCAAAASGASALAEDGAFGEDDTVVILNTGTANKDADVLRSHLMSKGI is encoded by the coding sequence ATGGAGACGACGCCGGCCTTCGAGGGGCTTCGGTGCGTAGACTGCGAGGAGACGTTCGACGCGGCCGAGGCGACCCACCGCTGTCCGGACTGCGGGGGCATCCTCGACCCGACCTACGACTACGACAGCCTCGACGTCACCCGGGAGACCTTCGAGTCGCGGCGATTCGACTCGATGTGGCGCTACGAGGAGCTGCTGCCGTTCTCGCGGGACGCCGCGGTGTCGATGGGCGAGGGCGCGACCGCGCTCGTGGAGTGCCCGACGCTCGCCGACGAGATGGGCGTCGGTGAGGTGTACGTCAAAGACGAGGGCCGCAACCCGACGGGGACGTTCAAGGACCGCGGGCAGACGGTCGCCGTCACCGCCGCCGCTCAGCACGGCGCCAGCGACGTGGCGCTCGCGTCCGCGGGCAACGCCGGGCAGTCGGCGGCCGCGTACGCGGGCCGCGCGGGCATCGACTCGCACGTCTTCCTGCCGTCGCGCTCCGGCTTCGCGAACAAGGCGATGGTGAACGTCCACGGCGGGGACATGACCATCGTGGAGGGCCGCATCGGGGACGCAGGGGCGGCCTTCGACGACGCGATGGACGAGCACGACGACTGGTACTCGGTGAAGACCTTCGAGACGCCGTACCGACACGAGGGCAAGAAGACGATGTACTACGAGACCGCCGAACAGCTCGACTGGGAGACCCCCGACCACGTGGTCTACCCGACCGGCGGCGGCGTCGGCCTCGTCGGGATGCACAAGGCGGCGAAGGAGCTCCGCGACCTCGGGCTCACCGACGACCTCCCGGCGATGTACGCCGCGCAGGCGGAGGGCTGTGCGCCCATCGTCCGCGCGTTCCAGGAGGGCCGCGACGTCCACGAGCCGTGGGACACCCCGGACACCATCTGCGGCGGCATCGAGATTCCGGACCCGGGCGCCAGCCCGCTCGTCCTGGAGGCGCTCCGGGAGAGCGACGGCGGCGCGGTCGCCACCAGCGACGAGGCGATTCTGGACGCGGCCACGCAGGTCGCGGCTCACGAGGGCTTGGAGATGGGCGCGACGTGCGCGGCCGCCGCGTCGGGCGCGTCGGCGCTCGCCGAGGACGGCGCGTTCGGCGAGGACGACACCGTGGTCATCCTGAACACCGGCACGGCGAACAAGGACGCCGACGTGTTGCGCTCGCACCTGATGAGCAAGGGCATCTGA
- a CDS encoding metallophosphoesterase, whose protein sequence is MSDTPSWLAFGERAAYLPEADALVLADVHVGRDAASDVALPLGERADLVERLDALLAEFEPATVVVAGDLLHVHGSVPEGVRETVGAIEAAVREADATFRVVRGNHDAMLDAVGIDAEESVVLADGTAIWHGHDDPPVDAERYVVGHEHPAVEIEGARHPCFLYGPRQHDGSDVVVLPAFTRLAPGTLVNGLRRDDSLSSMLSDPSGFRPVVVSDGETLAFPALGEFRGLL, encoded by the coding sequence GTGAGCGACACTCCCTCGTGGCTGGCGTTCGGTGAGCGCGCCGCGTACCTCCCGGAGGCGGACGCGCTCGTGCTCGCGGACGTCCACGTCGGCCGGGACGCGGCCTCCGACGTCGCTCTGCCGCTGGGGGAGCGCGCGGACCTCGTGGAGCGCCTCGACGCCCTGCTCGCGGAGTTCGAGCCGGCGACAGTCGTGGTCGCGGGCGACCTCCTGCACGTCCACGGGAGCGTCCCCGAGGGCGTCCGCGAGACCGTCGGCGCCATCGAGGCGGCCGTCCGCGAGGCAGACGCTACGTTCCGCGTGGTGCGCGGGAACCACGACGCGATGCTGGACGCCGTCGGTATCGACGCCGAGGAGTCGGTCGTGCTCGCGGACGGCACCGCAATCTGGCACGGCCACGACGACCCGCCGGTGGACGCCGAGCGGTACGTCGTCGGCCACGAGCACCCCGCGGTCGAAATCGAGGGCGCGCGCCACCCGTGTTTCCTCTACGGGCCGCGCCAGCACGACGGCAGCGACGTCGTCGTGTTGCCGGCGTTCACGCGGCTCGCCCCGGGGACGCTCGTGAACGGGCTCCGCCGGGACGACTCGCTGTCCTCGATGCTGTCGGACCCCAGCGGCTTCCGGCCGGTCGTCGTCAGCGACGGGGAGACGCTGGCGTTCCCGGCGCTCGGCGAGTTCCGCGGCCTACTGTAG